The DNA window AGTAGAACAGATGAGGAAAACTTTGATATATATGCTAACTGGACAAATCATATCCACAAATCCACAAATATGATGTACAAACTTTGATAGAATACTAATGAACCAGATTCTACTAATTCAATATGCTAACTGGACAAgttaaagtaaagaaaaattaagtTATCAAACTTACCATTGTTTCATATGCCGTCGCATTAGGCACATAaccttgttgttgttgaggactCGAAATAGGATTACCAATGATAAAACGAGTAATACGTCTAAACCAAATAAGGTAGGGATCATCATACCGAAGTGATCCATGAAGGATTGGTGCATTACATACATATTGGTCAATATGGTTCCAAAAATGCAACCATTGTGCATGCTCTAACTCccaatttgtgtttggtcttccTCAACGATCATGGTGAAAATGCGTAGCGTCAAATGGAAATGGAGATGGTATCGCCTGTACCAATCCAAATTGCCTCATAACTCGATCGGGTAAATGAACCTCCACAACATCCCAACAAAAAATTGGAACTCTAGCACGCCATATATCTCTTCCAAAGCGGCAATATTCAGGAAGACTCTCAATTATGTCAGAAGAATATGGCTCCCAAATAAACTATAACAAAAGGAAGTGTTCACAATTACAATATATATGAAAGTTTAGAGAAAACTAATACAACATCTTACTTGATCTTCTGTCATGGAATCAAGCGCATCCCTGAAAACTCTTAACACATGTTTGGTAGTGTCGGTCCAACTAAAATGTACAAACCATCTAGCAGCATGTGGACCCCTAGGTAAACCAACAGGGAAAATATTCCTCGTGTCTCTTTGTGCTACAATCTGAGGCCTAAGGACGGTAACTCTCTCCCATGCCCAAATCTAAACATAACAGATAATTATAAACtagataaaatttcaataaatacTAAGTGTAATTATTGGGTATACCTGAAGTAGTGGTAGGAATCCAGCAATCTcattttgggtactttgggagGCTTTACAAAGAAAGCGATACAAGTATGCTAGGGTTGCACTACCCCAACTGTAAGACCCTACTGCAGTGATATATTCCAGCATAGGCAAGTACATAAGCTTTAAAAGACCGCCAGATGTGTCTGCCAACATTAAACCAGCAATCATCCAAAACATATAACACCTAGCCTTCTCGTTGACCATATCATGTGTTGCCAAGTTAGGCAACCGTGGCTGAAGTCGCAAGTGTGCATTAAGCGCAGAGACCTTGAGACTACTATGTTTAAAGTCTTGAGGGTGTGGAGTAAAACCTAATAAtctttgacaaatattttgcCAATCAACTACGGACCTTTGTGGCTCATACCCAACTACTGGATTACCTTTCACGGGTAAGTCATACAATATCTCCACGTCCTGTAAGGTGATCGTAGCCTCACCCGTCCTAAAGTGGAATGTATGAGTCTCAGGACGCCATCTTTCAACTAGTGCAGTGATTAAACTACGATCTATAACAGGCCTATGAGATCTATAAACACCATATAATCCGGTTAATTTAATCACATCTAGAACTCGTGGATGGATAGGATGTTTATTTACTAAGTCCCAAAACTTCCCATCACATTTCCTTGtgttcaaaatcatattatcattTCCTATCCATATAT is part of the Solanum stenotomum isolate F172 unplaced genomic scaffold, ASM1918654v1 scaffold30003, whole genome shotgun sequence genome and encodes:
- the LOC125851783 gene encoding serine/threonine-protein phosphatase 7 long form homolog, producing the protein MAANNAYQLDPDPLDPCVLTEQLTHRSRDIWIGNDNMILNTRKCDGKFWDLVNKHPIHPRVLDVIKLTGLYGVYRSHRPVIDRSLITALVERWRPETHTFHFRTGEATITLQDVEILYDLPVKGNPVVGYEPQRSVVDWQNICQRLLGFTPHPQDFKHSSLKVSALNAHLRLQPRLPNLATHDMVNEKARCYMFWMIAGLMLADTSGGLLKLMYLPMLEYITAVGSYSWGSATLAYLYRFLCKASQSTQNEIAGFLPLLQIWAWERVTVLRPQIVAQRDTRNIFPVGLPRGPHAARWFVHFSWTDTTKHVLRVFRDALDSMTEDQFIWEPYSSDIIESLPEYCRFGRDIWRARVPIFCWDVVEVHLPDRVMRQFGLVQAIPSPFPFDATHFHHDR